In Nocardioides dokdonensis FR1436, the following are encoded in one genomic region:
- a CDS encoding SpoIID/LytB domain-containing protein, with protein MPSRPPRLRSALLAVVVGGAVWGSGSGSADAAEDSWKVPAKASITVRGHGYGHGHGMSQHGAEGAARQGRTAAQILKFYYPGTTAGRRGGRVSVLISADTTDDLVVRARKGLRVRDLGTGRTTRLPGRIGGRTPALWRVKQNHRDRTRVSWRTASGGSGAWTKLRDLRGHGELSAGNAPVTLVTPSGDRAYRGRLRALPPSRGSAARDTVNKVRLDDYLRGVVPLEIPASWSQAAVRAQAVAARSYAVFERRSPRAAHYQLCDTTSCQVYGGVRAEHPGSDAAVAATAKQVRLADGQPAFTQFSSSSGGWTAAGSRPYLAARADPYDDWAGNPHHDWSVTLGDARIESAFPRVGDLRSIKVLQRDGNGQWGGRVRSVRLSGTGGQVTVSGDALRFGLGLRSPWVTFRVREG; from the coding sequence ATGCCGTCTCGTCCACCACGCCTCCGATCGGCGCTGCTCGCCGTGGTCGTGGGCGGTGCGGTCTGGGGCTCGGGATCCGGGTCGGCCGACGCGGCAGAGGACTCCTGGAAGGTGCCCGCGAAGGCGAGCATCACCGTGCGCGGCCACGGCTACGGGCACGGGCACGGCATGTCCCAGCACGGTGCCGAGGGTGCGGCCCGGCAGGGCCGGACCGCGGCGCAGATCCTCAAGTTCTACTACCCCGGCACCACCGCCGGGCGCCGGGGCGGACGGGTGAGCGTGCTGATCTCGGCCGACACCACCGACGACCTGGTCGTGCGCGCCCGCAAGGGGCTGCGGGTGCGGGACCTCGGCACCGGACGCACCACCCGGCTGCCCGGCCGCATCGGCGGGCGCACCCCGGCCCTGTGGCGGGTCAAGCAGAACCACCGCGACCGCACCCGGGTCTCCTGGCGCACCGCCTCCGGCGGGTCGGGTGCGTGGACCAAGCTCCGTGACCTGCGTGGCCATGGCGAGCTGAGCGCCGGCAACGCGCCCGTCACCCTGGTGACCCCCTCCGGGGACCGCGCCTACCGGGGCCGGCTCCGCGCCCTGCCGCCGAGCCGCGGCAGCGCGGCCCGCGACACCGTGAACAAGGTCCGCCTCGACGACTACCTGCGCGGTGTGGTGCCCCTCGAGATCCCCGCCTCGTGGAGCCAGGCCGCTGTCCGTGCCCAGGCGGTCGCCGCCCGCAGCTACGCCGTCTTCGAGCGCCGCTCGCCGCGCGCGGCGCACTACCAGCTCTGCGACACCACCTCCTGCCAGGTCTACGGCGGGGTGCGGGCCGAGCACCCCGGCTCCGACGCGGCCGTGGCCGCCACCGCCAAGCAGGTCCGCCTCGCCGACGGGCAGCCGGCGTTCACCCAGTTCTCCTCCAGCTCCGGCGGCTGGACCGCAGCGGGCTCGCGGCCCTACCTGGCCGCCAGGGCGGACCCGTACGACGACTGGGCGGGCAACCCGCACCACGACTGGTCGGTGACCCTGGGCGACGCGCGCATCGAGAGCGCCTTCCCCCGGGTCGGCGACCTGCGCTCGATCAAGGTCCTCCAGCGCGACGGCAACGGCCAGTGGGGCGGACGCGTCCGCTCGGTGCGCCTGTCGGGCACCGGCGGTCAGGTCACGGTGAGCGGTGACGCCCTGCGCTTCGGGCTGGGGCTGAGGTCGCCGTGGGTGACGTTCCGGGTGCGGGAGGGCTGA
- a CDS encoding SpoIID/LytB domain-containing protein, which yields MPRRPAALALLLAAVLSSPLVAAAAQAEPPDRAERAGDVVLEGRGFGHGKGLSQYGARAAAQQGRSHTEILDFYYPGTQRGRVEGDVEVLISADTSNDVKILPARRLRLRSLGEGRTWNVSRRAPEARAWRLTSATKGRSHLQAKVDGRWRSVLKPDGDAELVAREPLILITPTGRATYRGALRSASTGQGRERDTVNVVSFEDYLRGVVPREVPALWPVEAVRAQSVAARTYAAYERDHAPATRHYELCDTSHCQVYGGVDSEHAASDAAIEATAGVVLTHQGAPAFTQFSASNGGWTRAGSFDYLRAVEDPWDSAPGNPYLAWRATITAADLEAAWPGSGDFVSFSVVQRDGNGAWGGRVERVEVRFTGATRSLSGDDVRRWFGLRSDWFRPAG from the coding sequence ATGCCCCGTCGTCCCGCTGCGCTCGCGCTCCTGCTCGCCGCCGTGCTCTCGTCCCCGCTCGTCGCAGCCGCTGCCCAGGCCGAGCCACCGGACCGGGCGGAGCGCGCCGGTGACGTGGTCCTCGAGGGACGCGGGTTCGGGCACGGGAAGGGCCTGTCGCAGTACGGCGCCCGCGCGGCCGCGCAGCAGGGCCGCAGCCACACCGAGATCCTCGACTTCTACTACCCCGGCACCCAGCGCGGCCGGGTCGAGGGCGACGTCGAGGTGCTCATCAGCGCCGACACCAGCAACGACGTCAAGATCCTCCCGGCCCGCCGGCTGCGGCTGCGCAGCCTGGGGGAGGGGCGCACCTGGAACGTCTCGCGCCGCGCGCCCGAGGCCCGCGCCTGGCGTCTCACCTCGGCCACGAAGGGGCGCAGCCACCTGCAGGCCAAGGTGGACGGTCGCTGGCGCAGCGTGCTGAAGCCCGACGGCGACGCCGAGCTCGTGGCGCGCGAGCCGCTGATCCTGATCACCCCCACCGGCCGCGCGACCTACCGGGGCGCGCTGCGCTCGGCGTCGACGGGGCAGGGGCGTGAGCGCGACACCGTCAACGTCGTCTCCTTCGAGGACTACCTGCGCGGTGTGGTGCCGCGCGAGGTCCCGGCGCTGTGGCCGGTCGAGGCGGTGCGGGCGCAGTCCGTCGCGGCGCGCACCTACGCGGCGTACGAGCGCGACCACGCGCCCGCGACCCGGCACTACGAGCTCTGCGACACCTCGCACTGCCAGGTGTACGGCGGCGTCGACTCCGAGCACGCGGCCTCCGACGCGGCGATCGAGGCGACCGCAGGGGTGGTGCTGACCCACCAGGGCGCCCCCGCCTTCACCCAGTTCTCGGCCAGCAACGGCGGCTGGACCCGGGCCGGCTCGTTCGACTACCTGCGGGCCGTCGAGGACCCCTGGGACTCCGCGCCCGGCAACCCCTACCTGGCCTGGAGGGCGACGATCACCGCCGCCGACCTCGAGGCCGCCTGGCCCGGCTCGGGTGACTTCGTGTCCTTCTCGGTCGTGCAACGCGACGGCAACGGCGCCTGGGGCGGTCGGGTCGAGCGTGTGGAGGTCCGCTTCACCGGTGCCACCCGCTCCCTCTCCGGAGACGACGTGCGCCGCTGGTTCGGGCTGCGCTCGGACTGGTTCCGACCCGCCGGCTGA
- a CDS encoding alpha/beta fold hydrolase has translation MRRGTGKPLLLVHGLGAGWRSWSPIIDELAESREVVAVDLPGFGETPPLTGEVSIATLTDSVADFIREQGLDGVSTAGQSMGGRMVLELARRGVGGDAVALDPGGFWSDRERVVFGATLRPSIVAVRALRGMLPALLGNPVGRTLLLAQLSARPWALSRETVLPDVRGLADSPATGPALDALIKGPKQQGAAAGSVPGRVTIGWGRRDLVTVPRQAARAQELFPDAMLHWFERCGHFPQWDAPHEATRLILDNTD, from the coding sequence GTGCGCCGCGGGACTGGCAAGCCCCTGCTGCTCGTGCACGGGCTGGGTGCTGGGTGGCGATCCTGGTCCCCGATCATCGACGAGCTGGCAGAGAGCCGCGAGGTGGTCGCCGTCGACCTGCCGGGTTTCGGCGAGACGCCGCCGTTGACCGGCGAGGTCTCGATCGCCACCCTGACGGACTCCGTCGCAGACTTCATCCGCGAACAGGGTTTGGACGGCGTCTCGACCGCCGGCCAGTCGATGGGCGGCCGGATGGTGCTCGAGCTCGCGCGGCGGGGCGTCGGCGGCGACGCTGTGGCGCTGGACCCGGGTGGCTTCTGGAGTGACCGGGAGCGCGTCGTCTTCGGCGCGACGCTGCGGCCGTCGATCGTTGCGGTCCGAGCGCTGCGAGGCATGCTGCCAGCACTGCTCGGCAATCCTGTCGGGAGGACTCTGCTGTTGGCGCAGCTGTCGGCCCGGCCCTGGGCGCTCTCGCGCGAGACCGTGCTGCCGGACGTGCGGGGACTGGCCGACTCCCCAGCGACCGGCCCGGCCCTGGACGCCCTGATCAAGGGGCCCAAGCAACAAGGGGCCGCGGCGGGCTCAGTGCCCGGCCGGGTCACGATCGGGTGGGGTCGTCGTGACCTGGTGACCGTGCCGCGCCAGGCAGCACGTGCGCAGGAGCTGTTCCCCGACGCGATGCTGCACTGGTTCGAGCGGTGCGGTCACTTCCCACAGTGGGATGCACCGCACGAAGCGACCCGACTGATCCTCGACAACACCGATTGA
- a CDS encoding benzoate/H(+) symporter BenE family transporter, with protein sequence MTQEHSPVVAGVVAAVVGFSSSFVVVLAGLVAVGATPAQAASGLLALCVAQALGMAWLAVRHRTPLSLAWSTPGAALLVSTGAVAGGWSAAVGAFLATAVLITLTGLVPALGDLVARIPASLARAMLAGVLLPICLEPVLGVAAAPLLVGPVVLAWLVGQRVAPRWAVPASLVVALVVVLVSTAGEVGLADAVPTLAWTTPSWSVPALVGIALPLYVVTMASQNVPGVAVMASNGYPVPWRETMGVTGLATALVAPFGGHAVNLAAITAAMMAGPDAGPDRTARWRAALSASVTYLVLAACAAGLTALVTAAPDGVVQSAAGLALLGTLATSLADALADPRERVPAVTCLVVAASGVTVLGIGAAFWALVVGLVVRAVLSPPAPGTSPTATSAPARSAGRHRSP encoded by the coding sequence ATGACCCAGGAGCACTCCCCCGTCGTCGCCGGCGTGGTGGCGGCGGTGGTGGGGTTCAGCAGCTCCTTCGTCGTGGTGCTCGCCGGGCTGGTGGCCGTCGGTGCGACGCCCGCCCAGGCCGCCTCCGGACTGCTCGCGCTGTGCGTCGCCCAGGCGCTGGGGATGGCCTGGCTCGCGGTGCGGCACCGCACCCCGCTGTCGCTGGCCTGGTCGACCCCGGGGGCCGCCCTGCTCGTCTCCACCGGCGCCGTCGCCGGCGGGTGGTCGGCCGCGGTGGGTGCGTTCCTGGCCACCGCGGTGCTCATCACGCTGACCGGGCTGGTGCCCGCCCTGGGTGACCTGGTCGCGCGCATCCCCGCCAGCCTGGCCCGCGCCATGCTCGCCGGGGTGCTGCTGCCGATCTGCCTCGAGCCGGTCCTGGGGGTGGCCGCCGCACCCCTGCTGGTCGGGCCGGTGGTCCTGGCCTGGCTGGTCGGCCAGCGGGTCGCCCCGCGCTGGGCGGTGCCCGCCTCGCTGGTGGTGGCCCTGGTGGTGGTGCTCGTGTCGACGGCCGGCGAGGTGGGGCTCGCGGACGCCGTGCCGACGCTGGCCTGGACGACGCCGTCGTGGAGCGTGCCCGCGCTCGTGGGCATCGCCCTGCCCCTGTACGTCGTCACGATGGCATCGCAGAACGTGCCGGGCGTCGCGGTGATGGCGAGCAACGGCTACCCGGTGCCGTGGCGCGAGACGATGGGCGTGACCGGGCTGGCCACCGCCCTGGTCGCGCCGTTCGGCGGGCACGCCGTCAACCTCGCGGCGATCACCGCCGCGATGATGGCCGGGCCCGACGCCGGCCCGGACCGGACGGCGCGCTGGCGCGCGGCGCTCTCGGCCTCGGTGACCTACCTGGTGCTCGCCGCCTGCGCCGCGGGGCTGACCGCACTGGTCACCGCCGCCCCCGACGGTGTCGTGCAGTCGGCTGCGGGCCTGGCGCTGCTCGGCACGCTGGCCACGTCGCTGGCCGACGCCCTGGCGGACCCCAGGGAGCGGGTCCCCGCCGTGACCTGCCTCGTGGTCGCGGCCAGCGGGGTCACCGTGCTGGGCATCGGTGCCGCGTTCTGGGCGCTGGTGGTGGGCCTGGTCGTGCGGGCGGTGCTCAGCCCTCCCGCACCCGGAACGTCACCCACGGCGACCTCAGCCCCAGCCCGAAGCGCAGGGCGTCACCGCTCACCGTGA
- a CDS encoding DUF305 domain-containing protein, translating to MRRPPSTVSRLVGRATALVVLVGLSGCSGQTQREAEPLPDPGVTQVQPGAPGEPARELAADARVGTPGWNHDDLAFVQMMVPHHQQALEMAALAQTRASSPDVLGLARRIEAAQGPEIVLMAGWLAEQGVDVPAPGDAPSAWDHAAHGHTGMAGVLTPEQMTELAAADGEDFDRLFLEGMIAHHEGAVEMALDVLSAGRDQRVLELADDVSAGQSAEIVRLQRVLAGL from the coding sequence ATGCGACGACCTCCCAGCACCGTGAGCCGACTCGTCGGCCGCGCCACGGCCCTGGTCGTGCTCGTCGGCCTGTCCGGGTGCAGCGGGCAGACGCAGCGCGAGGCCGAGCCGCTGCCCGACCCCGGGGTCACCCAGGTGCAGCCCGGCGCGCCCGGCGAGCCTGCCCGGGAGCTGGCCGCCGACGCCCGGGTGGGCACCCCGGGCTGGAACCACGACGACCTGGCCTTCGTGCAGATGATGGTGCCCCACCACCAGCAGGCGCTGGAGATGGCGGCTCTCGCGCAGACGCGCGCGTCCTCCCCCGACGTCCTGGGCCTGGCCCGTCGCATCGAGGCCGCCCAGGGACCGGAGATCGTGCTGATGGCCGGCTGGCTCGCCGAGCAGGGCGTCGACGTCCCGGCCCCCGGGGACGCCCCGAGCGCCTGGGACCACGCCGCGCACGGTCACACCGGCATGGCCGGGGTGCTGACCCCCGAGCAGATGACGGAGCTGGCCGCCGCGGACGGCGAGGACTTCGACCGGCTCTTCCTCGAGGGCATGATCGCCCACCACGAGGGCGCGGTGGAGATGGCGCTCGACGTGCTCTCGGCCGGACGGGACCAGCGGGTGCTCGAGCTCGCCGACGACGTCAGCGCGGGCCAGTCGGCCGAGATCGTCCGGCTGCAGCGGGTGCTGGCGGGCCTGTAG
- a CDS encoding LVIVD repeat-containing protein encodes MRRLPLRTSLSFVGLGAVLVTGVGLAALNSSATADPGAGACTPEQYAALLAAGDNFALGCDLPGSLPAGGAAAPGLSEDDIDKSDNIELVAHVPLAGAFAEEGAYGTDMAFQGRYLYDGNYNGFQVFDIKKPAQPRRVAQVVCPGGQGDISIHENVLVLSVDSSRSDDSCASTAQPATEKSSWEGLRIFDISRPAKPRYVASVETACGSHTNTLAPTRNGKQVFVYVSSYSPSADFPDCQPPHDFISVVKVPVRKPARARLASTPVLFPDGGNPGGPVPLLTSSKTSGCHDITAYPAKDLAAGACMGDGILLDISKRARPKVVERVTDDVNFAFWHSATFNNSGTKVLFTDELGGGSLPTCNPALGTTRGADGIYDIEGGSLEFKSYYKIPRVQTMTENCVAHNGSLIPVRGKDIMVQAWYQGGFSVFDFTDSTDPEEIAWFDRGPISATSPELGGAWSVYWYNGHIYSSDITRGLEVFAIDDARVNAAKKVRMGTFNAQSQPSYRG; translated from the coding sequence ATGCGCCGACTCCCGCTCCGGACCAGTCTCTCCTTCGTCGGCCTCGGCGCCGTGCTCGTGACGGGCGTCGGCCTCGCCGCGCTGAACAGCTCGGCCACCGCCGACCCCGGTGCGGGCGCCTGCACCCCCGAGCAGTACGCCGCGCTGCTCGCGGCGGGTGACAACTTCGCGCTCGGCTGCGACCTGCCGGGCTCGCTCCCGGCCGGCGGCGCTGCGGCACCGGGTCTCAGCGAGGACGACATCGACAAGTCCGACAACATCGAGCTGGTCGCGCACGTGCCGCTCGCCGGGGCGTTCGCCGAGGAGGGCGCCTACGGCACCGACATGGCCTTCCAGGGCCGCTACCTCTATGACGGCAACTACAACGGCTTCCAGGTCTTCGACATCAAGAAGCCCGCCCAGCCCCGGCGGGTGGCCCAGGTGGTGTGCCCCGGTGGACAGGGCGACATCTCCATCCACGAGAACGTGCTCGTGCTCAGCGTCGACTCCAGCCGCAGCGACGACTCGTGCGCCAGCACCGCGCAACCAGCCACGGAGAAGTCCTCGTGGGAGGGCCTGCGGATCTTCGACATCTCCCGGCCCGCCAAGCCGCGCTACGTCGCGTCGGTGGAGACCGCGTGCGGCTCCCACACCAACACGCTCGCACCGACCCGCAACGGCAAGCAGGTCTTCGTCTACGTCTCCTCCTACTCCCCGAGCGCGGACTTCCCCGACTGCCAGCCGCCCCACGACTTCATCTCCGTGGTCAAGGTGCCGGTGCGCAAGCCCGCGCGGGCCAGGCTCGCGAGCACCCCGGTGCTGTTCCCCGACGGCGGCAACCCGGGTGGTCCGGTCCCGCTGCTGACCTCCAGCAAGACCAGCGGCTGCCACGACATCACGGCCTACCCCGCCAAGGACCTCGCCGCCGGCGCCTGCATGGGTGACGGCATCCTGCTCGACATCAGCAAGCGTGCACGGCCGAAGGTCGTCGAGCGGGTCACGGACGACGTCAACTTCGCCTTCTGGCACTCCGCGACCTTCAACAACTCCGGCACCAAGGTGCTCTTCACCGACGAGCTCGGCGGCGGGTCGCTGCCCACCTGCAACCCGGCGCTCGGCACCACGCGGGGCGCGGACGGCATCTACGACATCGAGGGCGGCTCGCTGGAGTTCAAGAGCTACTACAAGATCCCCCGCGTCCAGACGATGACCGAGAACTGCGTGGCCCACAACGGCTCGCTCATCCCGGTCAGGGGCAAGGACATCATGGTCCAGGCCTGGTACCAGGGCGGCTTCTCGGTCTTCGACTTCACCGACTCCACGGACCCCGAGGAGATCGCCTGGTTCGACCGCGGTCCCATCTCCGCGACCAGCCCGGAGCTCGGCGGCGCGTGGTCGGTCTACTGGTACAACGGTCACATCTACTCCAGCGACATCACCCGGGGGCTCGAGGTGTTCGCGATCGACGACGCCCGGGTGAACGCCGCGAAGAAGGTCCGGATGGGGACGTTCAACGCCCAGTCGCAGCCCTCCTACCGGGGCTGA
- a CDS encoding ABC-F family ATP-binding cassette domain-containing protein has translation MTATLVAKDLSGGHGHRVLFEGLDLTVAPGDVVGVVGANGAGKSTLLALLAGASSPFSGTVACAPSDAFVGWLPQEHERVPGESIAHYLARRTGAAEATAAMEATAEALGSGQPGADDAYAVAFDRWLGSGAPDLEDRIAPVLAEVGLQLDPATPMTALSGGQAARVALAALKLSRFDVVLLDEPTNDLDLDGLAQLESFVQGLRGGVVLVSHDREFLARCVTRIVELDLAQGQVTVYDGGYDAFLEERAVNRRHAREAYEQYADTRSDLVSRARTQREWSSQGVRNAMKKNPDNDKMRRKASTESSEKQAQKVRQMESRIARLDEVEEPRKEWTLQFDIAAAPRSSSVVATLNAVTKRHGDFELGPVSVQVSAGDRIGITGPNGAGKTTLLHLLLGRTTPDSGTASLGASVAVGVIDQARTGLDDDLPLGTAFEGVVPEMTQAEVRTLLAKFGLKADQVASHVGRLSPGERTRAAMALLQARGVNLLVLDEPTNHLDLPAIEELEQALDSYDGALLLVSHDRRLLAGVRLDQRWHVDAGQVVLGVS, from the coding sequence GTGACTGCCACGCTCGTTGCGAAGGACCTGTCCGGTGGTCATGGCCATCGGGTGCTGTTCGAGGGGCTAGATCTCACGGTCGCCCCGGGCGATGTGGTCGGGGTGGTCGGCGCCAACGGCGCCGGCAAGTCGACCCTTCTCGCCCTGCTCGCCGGCGCCTCGTCACCCTTCTCCGGCACCGTGGCGTGCGCGCCCAGCGACGCCTTCGTGGGCTGGCTGCCGCAGGAGCACGAGCGGGTGCCGGGCGAGAGCATCGCCCACTACCTGGCCCGCCGCACGGGCGCCGCCGAAGCGACCGCCGCGATGGAGGCCACCGCGGAGGCGCTCGGCTCCGGGCAGCCCGGCGCCGACGACGCGTACGCCGTCGCGTTCGACCGGTGGCTCGGCAGCGGCGCCCCGGACCTCGAGGACCGGATCGCGCCGGTGCTCGCCGAGGTCGGTCTGCAGCTGGACCCGGCCACGCCGATGACCGCGCTCTCGGGCGGACAGGCGGCCCGCGTCGCGCTGGCTGCGCTCAAGCTCAGCCGCTTCGACGTCGTGCTGCTCGACGAGCCGACGAACGACCTCGACCTCGACGGCCTGGCCCAGCTCGAGAGCTTCGTGCAGGGACTGCGCGGGGGTGTCGTGCTGGTCTCCCACGACCGCGAGTTCCTGGCCCGGTGCGTGACCCGGATCGTCGAGCTCGACCTGGCCCAGGGCCAGGTCACGGTCTACGACGGCGGCTACGACGCCTTCCTCGAGGAGCGGGCCGTCAACCGGCGCCACGCGCGGGAGGCCTACGAGCAGTACGCCGACACCCGCTCCGACCTGGTCTCGCGGGCGCGCACCCAGCGCGAGTGGAGCTCGCAGGGTGTGCGCAACGCGATGAAGAAGAACCCCGACAACGACAAGATGCGCCGCAAGGCGTCGACGGAGTCGTCGGAGAAGCAGGCCCAGAAGGTGCGCCAGATGGAGTCGCGGATCGCCCGGCTCGACGAGGTCGAGGAGCCGCGCAAGGAGTGGACGCTGCAGTTCGACATCGCCGCAGCACCGCGGTCGAGCTCGGTGGTCGCCACCCTGAACGCGGTGACCAAGCGGCACGGGGACTTCGAGCTCGGCCCGGTGTCGGTGCAGGTCAGCGCCGGTGACCGGATCGGTATCACCGGCCCCAACGGGGCCGGCAAGACCACGCTGCTGCACCTGCTGCTGGGCCGCACGACCCCGGACTCGGGCACCGCGTCGCTGGGGGCCTCGGTCGCGGTCGGCGTCATCGACCAGGCGCGGACCGGGCTCGACGACGACCTGCCGCTGGGCACCGCCTTCGAGGGCGTCGTACCGGAGATGACGCAGGCCGAGGTGCGCACGCTGCTGGCGAAGTTCGGGTTGAAGGCCGACCAGGTCGCCAGCCACGTCGGCCGCCTCTCCCCCGGCGAGCGCACCCGCGCGGCCATGGCGCTGCTGCAGGCCCGGGGCGTGAACCTGCTCGTGCTCGACGAGCCCACCAACCACCTGGACCTGCCGGCGATCGAGGAGCTCGAGCAGGCGCTGGACTCCTACGACGGCGCGCTGCTCCTGGTCTCGCACGACCGCCGGCTGCTCGCCGGCGTACGCCTCGACCAGCGCTGGCACGTCGACGCGGGACAGGTCGTCCTCGGAGTCAGCTAG
- a CDS encoding GyrI-like domain-containing protein encodes MPMHPPELVEIDPQHAITVRGDVPPDDLAAFFGPALSTAAAAAATAGVELAGPPFGYYAEMSAETVVVEAGFPVAEAVADLGDAHPLVLPGGRAVQTVHEGSYDTLQQTYAALEAWMAERGLHPASGPWEVYLTDPGTEPDPGRWQTRVVWPVG; translated from the coding sequence ATGCCGATGCACCCGCCCGAGCTCGTCGAGATCGACCCGCAGCACGCGATCACGGTGCGGGGGGACGTGCCGCCCGACGACCTGGCCGCCTTCTTCGGACCCGCTCTGAGCACCGCGGCCGCGGCGGCCGCGACCGCCGGCGTCGAGCTCGCCGGTCCGCCGTTCGGCTACTACGCCGAGATGTCCGCCGAGACCGTGGTGGTGGAGGCGGGGTTCCCGGTGGCGGAGGCGGTCGCGGACCTGGGCGACGCGCACCCGCTCGTGCTGCCCGGGGGCCGGGCGGTGCAGACCGTCCACGAGGGCTCCTACGACACGCTGCAGCAGACGTACGCTGCTCTCGAGGCGTGGATGGCGGAGCGGGGGCTGCACCCGGCGAGCGGCCCGTGGGAGGTCTACCTCACCGATCCCGGGACCGAGCCCGACCCCGGCAGGTGGCAGACCCGGGTCGTCTGGCCGGTCGGCTGA
- a CDS encoding DUF222 domain-containing protein: MAGNAVVEEMSEDAVLDTATAYARAVQQGEVGLLRAAYRWAVLHDPDRRLNPEVAVLPGREKARQYGGEGTRPVSEFAAAEFGARIGRTTFAAAALIADAQDLHHRHPVLWGRVAAGEVRASYARFVVTKTRELTALEAEWVDAEVAESADGRIPWTRFEALVVGKVAAAAPQLAREKEERARRATFAKIIGTPEHGMASFLIRAPIPVIAQLDTAIGALAERLREQLPDDPHAADTLHQPVGEEQPDAVPTVVSADERRVLAVLMLANPDAAPDTLDLTDLAPRAELVIHLDGHDIDTETSGGALPSIARVEGHGPVTREWVREVLGPHAKFTIRPVLDPLGQVPVDAYEIPQRHRRAVRLISPADVFPFSSCTSDTMQVDHTVPYASDGDGGLSEVGNYGPMTTTHHRIKTFTRWRLKQPFPGVFIWRDPHGALYLVDHTGTRRIDRAA; this comes from the coding sequence ATGGCCGGGAACGCGGTGGTGGAGGAGATGTCGGAGGACGCTGTCCTCGACACCGCCACTGCCTATGCGCGTGCGGTGCAGCAGGGCGAGGTCGGGCTGTTGCGGGCGGCGTACCGGTGGGCGGTGCTGCACGACCCCGACCGCAGGCTGAACCCCGAGGTGGCGGTGCTGCCGGGTCGGGAGAAGGCCCGTCAGTACGGCGGCGAGGGCACCCGGCCGGTCAGCGAGTTCGCCGCTGCCGAGTTCGGTGCCCGGATCGGACGCACGACCTTCGCCGCCGCAGCGTTGATCGCTGATGCCCAGGACCTGCACCACCGCCATCCGGTCCTGTGGGGGCGGGTGGCGGCGGGGGAGGTGCGCGCCTCCTACGCCCGGTTCGTGGTCACGAAGACCCGGGAGCTGACCGCGCTGGAGGCCGAGTGGGTCGATGCCGAGGTCGCCGAATCGGCCGACGGGCGCATCCCGTGGACCCGGTTCGAGGCCCTGGTCGTCGGGAAGGTCGCTGCCGCGGCCCCCCAGCTGGCCCGGGAGAAGGAGGAACGTGCCCGTCGGGCGACGTTCGCGAAGATCATCGGCACACCCGAGCACGGGATGGCCTCGTTCCTGATCCGCGCCCCGATCCCGGTCATCGCGCAGCTCGACACCGCGATCGGTGCGCTGGCCGAGCGGCTGCGCGAGCAGCTCCCGGATGACCCGCATGCCGCCGACACGCTGCACCAGCCCGTGGGCGAGGAGCAGCCCGACGCCGTGCCGACCGTCGTGAGCGCCGACGAGCGTCGGGTCCTGGCGGTCCTGATGCTGGCCAACCCCGACGCCGCCCCCGACACCCTCGACCTGACCGATCTCGCGCCACGCGCCGAGCTGGTCATCCACCTCGACGGCCACGACATCGACACTGAGACCAGCGGGGGCGCCCTGCCCTCGATCGCGCGGGTCGAGGGCCACGGCCCGGTGACCCGCGAGTGGGTCCGAGAGGTCCTGGGTCCGCACGCCAAGTTCACGATCCGCCCGGTCCTCGACCCGCTGGGCCAGGTGCCGGTCGATGCCTACGAGATCCCGCAACGACATCGACGGGCCGTGCGACTGATCTCGCCGGCCGACGTCTTCCCCTTCTCCTCCTGCACCAGCGACACGATGCAGGTCGACCACACCGTGCCCTACGCATCCGACGGCGACGGTGGCCTCAGCGAGGTCGGGAACTACGGGCCGATGACCACCACCCACCACCGCATCAAGACCTTCACCCGGTGGCGCCTCAAGCAGCCCTTCCCCGGCGTCTTCATCTGGCGCGACCCCCACGGCGCGCTCTACCTCGTCGACCACACCGGCACCCGCCGCATCGACCGAGCCGCCTGA
- a CDS encoding ArsC/Spx/MgsR family protein, whose protein sequence is MEIWINPACSKCRTATAALDEAGVVADLPRTTEARGQWLDALAAHPRLIQRPIITADDGTTVVGRDPESLARVLPG, encoded by the coding sequence GTGGAGATCTGGATCAACCCCGCCTGCTCGAAGTGCCGCACCGCGACGGCCGCCCTCGACGAGGCCGGCGTGGTCGCGGACCTGCCGCGCACCACCGAGGCGCGAGGGCAGTGGCTCGACGCGCTGGCCGCCCACCCCCGGCTGATCCAGCGCCCGATCATCACCGCCGACGACGGCACCACCGTGGTGGGCCGCGACCCCGAGTCGCTGGCGCGGGTGCTGCCCGGCTGA